The Streptomyces sp. NBC_00576 genome contains the following window.
ATCGGGCATAGCGGTCATCAACCTTCACAGAAGCCTCACCCGTTGGTTAGCGTGCCTTAAGGCCGCTCGACCCCAACCGGCGAACGTCGCCGGGCCGCGCGGCCTCCGCCGAGTCCGATCGTGCCGCCATGTGCGGCAGGAGCCGGGGACCCACCGAAACTTGGGGTGAATCGGTCCGACTGCCCTCCAGGGCAAGGACCGTAGGGCAACCCTTCCGAACCACCCGCCCGAACCCGACAGCTAACCCGGTAGGCGGAACGTGGAAGGAGTCGCCTCCCTTGGCGTCGTCGCACCGCAAGTCGCGTCCTACGGGAACGCGCGTAGCAGGCATACGGACCCCCGCCTTCGCCACGGCGGCCCTGACCTCCGTAGCCCTGCTGTCCCAGACCGCCAACGCCGCGCCCACGGCACCCTCCACACCCCCGGCTCCCTCGTCCGACGACAAGCCGAGCATGGAGGAGGTCGAGGCGAAGGTCGGCGACCTGTACCGCCAGGCCGAGTCGGCCACCGACAAGTACAACGCCGCCAAGGAGAAGACCTCCAAGCAGCGGGGGCGTGTCGACGCCCTGATGGACGACGTGGCCCAGCGCACCCAGAAACTCAATGACGCGCGCGAGGAGCTGGGTTCCTTCGCCGCGGCCCAGTACCGCACCGGATCCGCCGCTCCGGACACGGCGACGTTCCTGCTCGCGGACGACCCGCAGGACTACTTCGACCAGAACCAGCTGATGGACCGTCTGACCGCCCGCCAGAAGGACGCGGTCGACGACTACGTCACGCAGCAGGCCGAGACGACACAGAAGCGCCAGGAGGCCACCGTGAGCCTCGAGTCGCTCACGGAGTCCCAGGACGAGCTGCAGACGACCAAGACCGCCGTCCAGACGAAGCTCGTGCAGGCCCGCCAGTTGCTCTCCCGCCTCACCGCCGAGGAGAAGCTGCGCCTCGCGGCGATCGAACGGGAGAAGCAGGCGGAGGCCCGCCGTCAGGCACAGGAACTCGCCCGGCAGCAGCAGGCGGCGGAGCAGCGCCGGCAGGAAGCGGCAGCAGCAGCGGCGCAGCCGACGGGCGGCAGCTCCGCGGACACCTCGACGACGACGGTCCCCGACTCCTCGTACGCCACCAAGGCCGAGAAGGCCCTGGCCTTCGCACGCGCACAGGTCGGCAAACCGTACGTCTGGGGCGCGACCGGCCCCGACTCGTACGACTGTTCGAGTCTCACGCAGGCCGCCTGGCGGGCCGCCGGAGTCACCCTCCCGCGCACCACCTACGACCAGGTGAACGCAGGCACGACGGTCTCCCTCTCCGACATCCAGCCCGGTGACCTGGTCTTCTTCTACGAAGACATCAGCCACGTCGGCCTTTACATCGGCAACGGCATGATGATCCACGCCCCGAAGCCGGGTGCGTACGTCCGCGAGGAATCGATCTTCTACGACGGTGAGTCCACGATCCACAGCGTGGTGCGCCCGGCCTGAAGCACGGAGGCGGGAGGTTCGACCGGGTCAGGTCCAGAGCACGGCGATGAAGATGTTCGCCGTGGTGAACAGACCCACCAGACCGAACAGCCGCTTGTCCACGCTCTCGTCGTCCCGCTTCACATAGACGAGGCCGAGGATCACGATCAGCAGGGCCAGCTTCACGCCGATCTTGACGTTGTTGACCGTCTGGTCGTCGGCCTGGTTGAGGCCCACCAGGGCGACACCGGTGACCAGCATGGTGAACGCACCGTGGAGCATCGCCGGCACGAAGCGGGCCGTGCCCTGCCCCATCGCCTTCATCTGGGTGAGAAACCCGCCCAGGAGCGAGGCGATGCCAATGATGTGCAGGCCGACGAAGAGATGGATGAGTACGTCCATGAGCCCGGAGCCTAGTCAGAGGCACCCACGCCGCATGACACCGGGATGGGCGCACGGCGTTCGCCAGGCGTTCAGCGTTCGTCGTTCGTCGTTCGCGAGGCGCTCGGAGATCTCGCATATATGCACCCCATAGCACCCTGTCACCCCCACGTGCCCCGCAAATCTCTCCTTCGGTCAGCCCTCTGCGCGAAGGCGGCGACGCCGGACCTGGATCACGGTCGTATGCGGTCACCCGGCGGTCGGCTCACGCCAGTTCCGTACATGGCGTTACCCCCACGACAGACCACGTTTAGCGTCCTCCACCAGGTGGCCGGCTCCCCACCGTCGCCCGGGCCAGGGGCGGCAGTCGGACACCACCGCCGAGAAAGTCCGGCGGCGGACCGCTCCCCCTGTGCGGACCGTCGCCGGACGCGCAACCGCCCTCCTGGGTCCGCTTCCCAGGCAGCCGTCCGGCGGTCGTCGTAGTGGCGGTCGTACGAAAGGACGTGACGCCCCGGTGGCAGCGCACCGCAAGCCCCGACAGCGCTCGCTCAACGGCCATACGGCCCGCACCGCCGCGACGATCGCCCTCGCGGGCGCGGCGACGGCGACCGGCTTCGACGGTGTCGGTTACGCCGAGCCACAGCTGACACCGGCGCAGGTCGAAGCCAAGGTGAACAAGCTGTACGAGGAGGCGGAGGTCGCCACCGAGAAGTACAACGGCTCGAAGGAGAAGGCCCAGCGAGCGGAGCGACGGCTGGAGAACCTGCGGGACGAGGCGGCGCGCAGGGAGGAGCGACTCAACTCCGCGCGGGAGGCACTGGGTTCGACGGCCGCGGCACAGTACCGCTCCGGCGGGCTCGACCCCGCACTGCAACTCGCCCTCTCCGACGACCCCGACGGCTATCTGGACGGCGCCGCGTTCGCCGAACGGGCGGGCAGCAGACAGGCGTCGAACGTGGCCGGCGTACGCAAACAACTGCGGGAGATCGAGCAGCTCCGTGGAGCCGCCCACGTCGAACTGACCACCCTCAAATCTCGTCAGGCCGAACTGAACCGCCACAAGAAGACCGTGACGGGCAAGCTGGGCGAGGCCCGCCAACTACTGGCCCGCCTCAGCGCGGAGGAACGCGCCCGGCTCACGGCGGACGGCAGAAGTGGTGGCGCGGGCTGGGGCGGTGGGCATGCGTCACGGTCGTCGGGGAGTGTGCGGGAGGAACTGGGGGCAGCTGGAGCCGCCGACGCCCCCGGGATGTCCGGCGCTGCCGGGACCTCCGGCGTGGCACAGGCACCCAACTCGCGTGCGGCGGCGGCTGTTTCCTACGCCTACCAGAAGCTCGGCAGCCCCTACGTGTGGGGCGCCACCGGCCCGGACGCTTTCGACTGCTCGGGCCTCATGCAGGCCGCTTACCGCAACGCGGGAATCTCCCTGCCCCGCACCACGTACGCCCAGATCAACGCCGGCCAGCGTGTCTCACAGTCCGAACTCCTCCCTGGCGACCTGGTGTTCTTCTACTCGGGCATCAGTCATGTGGGCATCTACGTGGGGCGCGGCCAGATGATCCACGCCCCTAACCCTTCGGCACCGGTACGGGTGGCGCCTCTGGACGAGATGCCGTTCGCGGGCGCCACGAGGGTGGCATGAGGCCAGGCGGGCCTACCTAGACGAGGCGCCGTGCCGTGGCCCACCGCGTCAACTCGTGCCGGTTCGACAACTGGAGCTTCCTGAGTACCGCCGACACATGCGACTCGACCGTCTTCACGGAGATGAAGAGCTGCTTGGCGATCTCCTTGTACGCATAACCCCGGGCGATCAGCCGCAGTACCTCACGCTCGCGCTGAGTGAGGCGGTCGAGGTCCTCGTCCACCGGCGGGGCATCCGTGGACGCGAACGCGTCCAGGACGAACCCGGCGAGCCGCGGCGAGAACACGGCGTCGCCGTCCTGGACGCGGAAGACGGAGTCGACGAGGTCCGCGCCGGTGATCGTCTTCGTGACGTATCCGCGTGCGCCGCCGCGGATCACGCCGATGACGTCCTCCGCGGCATCCGAGACGGACAGCGCCAGGAAGCGAACCGGCCGCTCGGCGTCGGCCATCAACGGGGCGCAGCGGCGCAGGACTTCGACGCCGCCACCGCCCGGCAGATGGACGTCGAGGAGGACCACCTCCGGGCGGGTGGCGGTGATGACGGTGACCGCCTGGTCGACATCGGCGGCCTCGCCGACCACCTCGACCCCGGTCCGCTCGGTCTGCCCGATCTCCGCCTGAACGCCCGTACGGAACATGCGGTGATCGTCGACGAGAACCACACGCACCCGCCGCCCGCCCGCGTCACCACTGTCACCGCCGCCGACGGCAGGCCCGCCTGCCTGTGCGGCCTCGGCAGATGCTGTCGGTTCGGCAGTCGCTGTCGGTTCGGCCGACTCCGCCGAACCGGCCGGCTCGGTCTGCCTGTTCTCCCCGTGCGCCTCGCTCATGACGTGCTCTCCGCCCTCTCCATCTCCAGCTCGACCTCCGTACCGCCGCTGGGTACCGCGCGTAGCCGCGCCGTACCGCCGTTGCGCTCCATACGGCCGATGATCGATTCTCTGACGCCCATGCGGTCGGCGGGTATGGAGTCAAGGTCGAAGCCGGGTCCGCGGTCCCGGACGGACACGAAGACCGTCCTGCCCTCGACCTCGGCGTAGACCTGCACCGCACCGCCCTCGCCACCGTACTTGGCAGCGTTCACCATCGCTTCCCGCGCGGCCTGCATCTGTGCGCCGGTTCTGTCGTCGAGCGGGCAGTCACCGACGACCACGACCTCTATGGGAACACCGTGTTTGTCCTCGACCTCGGCCGCGCTGCGTCGCACCGCCTCGGCGAGGGTGTTGGGTTCGTCGGCCTCTTCCTTTCCGGTGCCCTCCGGTTTGTAGAGCCAGTTGCGCAGTTCGCGCTCCTGGGCACGGGCGAGGCGGCGCACCTCGTTCGCGCTCTCCGCGTTGCGCTGGATCAGGGTCAGGGTGTGCAGCACCGAGTCGTGCACATGAGCGGCGACCTCCGCGCGCTCCTGGGCGCGAATGCGCATCAGGCGCTCCTCGGAGAGGTCCTGGGTCATACGGACGAGATACGGACCGGCCAGCAGAGCTATCCCGACCAGCACCGCGAGCGCGGCCTGCAGGACCGAGCCGAGGTGGGAGGCGGAGCCCTGCAGGACGAAGACGCCGGACACGCCCGCCGTGACCAGCACGACGCCGGCCGCGGCACGGAGGAGGGTGAGCGTGCGCCGGCGCCTGCCGACCTCCATCCAGCGGGCCCGCCGTGCGTTGTCCGCCTGGCGCCAGACCAGGGCGACGCCGGCGGCGACGAGCACAGTCGGGAACAGATAGGCCTTGGCTCCTCCGCCGAGATTCACATTGCCGACGAAGACCATGGCCACGACGACCATGAGGAGCAGGGCGACGATCTGCCCCTTGTCCGGCTTACGGGCCACGAGTCTGCGACGGCCGTCGGGCGAAGTCTCGGTGCTGACGAGGGACGGCGGCCGCTGGGCCTCGACGCCGCCGACACCCAGCGGGACGAAGAACCAGAAGGCCGCATACAGCAGCGCACCGAGTCCGTCCGCCATGAACAGGCCGACGAACATGAGGCGCAGCCAGATCACGGGCAGCCCGAGATGCCCGGCGAGCCCTCGCGCCACGCCTCCGAGCCAGCGTCCGTCGCTGCTGCGGTAGAGCTTGCGCGGGGGCCGCGGTTCGACGAGTGGCAACGCTGCGGCTTCCGGCATGCCATCGATGTTCACACGCCCGGCCTGCCCGGGCATCAGGGTCGGCCCCCGAGACTCCCCTGATCTTCGAGCCCACCTGCCGTCGAACGCTTCCCCCTCCGCGTCTCAGGGCCGATATCAGGGTTCGCCCAGGGTCATTCCGACTGCCGCCGGGCCGCCTCAAGCGCCACCATGGACGCATGACAGATCACACGCACGCCGCGACGGGTCCGGGACCCGGCTCCGGCCCCCGCCCCACTCCGGGCGCCGGGCCGCAGGATGCCGCACCCGCCGCGGCAACCCGGCCCACGGAGAAAGGGGAACCGCGCGCGCCCGAGCACACGGACGCGGGCGCACAAAGGGATAGGGGAACGGGAACACATGCGAGTTCCCGCCCCTCCGAGGCATCCGCGGCGGCTGCCCCAGCCGACGAGCAGCTGCCGGCCAGGTTCCGACGCGACCGGCGGCAGAAGATGCTGGGCGGAGTGTGCGCGGGGCTCGGGCGGACGTGCGACATGGACCCGGTGATCTTCCGGATCACGCTCGCGGTGCTCTCCGCGACCGGCGGCATCGGCCTCATCTTCTACGGCTTCGCCTGGCTGTTCGTGCCGTACGACGACGAGGAGGAGAACGAGGTCCGCAAGCTGCTCACCGGCCGGGTGGACGGCCAGGCGCTGACGGCCGTGCTCTTCGCGCTGGTCGGCTGCGGTGTGTTCTTGACGATGCTGAAGAACGGAGGGGTGCTCTCCTTCGCCGTCATACTGTCCATTCTCCTCGCGGGCGCAGGCTACTGGTCGCGCAACCGCGGCGCCCCCGACCCCGACCCGCTGGCTGCCCAAGCCGTCGCCGACGCCCCACCGGAGGCCAAGGCACCCCCGGTCCCCTCCGCCTACCCCTCCTGGTGGCGCGACCCCATCGTCAAGGACGGCACACATGTCGGCGGTACGGGCTATCTGTGGGGCCCCCACGACACCCGCGACCGGGACATCGCTGCGGCGGTCAACATCACCCACGGCAACTACGGCGGCCGAGGTCCGGACATACGGGCTGCCTGGCCCCGCCAGCCGAAGCCGCGGGGTCCCCGCTGGATCGGCGGCTGGATCTTCCTGCTGGCCCTCCTCGCCGGTTTCCTCGGCACGGCAGCGCGATGGTACGACCAGCCACTCGCCACCAGCTTGCAGACCGGCCTGGCGTGCGCGCTCACGGTGTTCGGTGTCGGCATCGCGGTCAGCGCGTTCCTCGGCCGTACCGGAGCGGGCTCGGTCTTCCTGGCGATCATCACGGCGGCTCTGCTGGCAGGCTCGGCCGCGCTGCCCAAGGACGCCAGCACCCACTGGGTGCGCAGGGAATGGACACCGACAGCGGTGACAGACGTACTACCGAGGTACGACGTCGGCACAGGCGTCGCCACGCTGGACCTGACCGGGCTGCGCCTCGCCAAGGGGCAGACGGTGAGAACTGCGGTCGAGGTGGGTGTGGGCCGGATCGAGGTGATCGTGCCGAAGGGCGTGACGGTGGAGGCGGAGATCGAAGTGGGCATAGGCGACATCCAGTTGCCCGGCGACGGCAAGCAGGACGTGGACGTCGCACCGGGCAAGCGCAAGCAGGTCACGCTGTCGCCGGCGAGCGGCGGCGCCAACGCCGCCACGGTCGACCTCGACCTCGGAGTCGGCCTGGGTCAGGCGGAGGTGACTCGTGCTGCGTCATGAGTTCCAGCCCGGAAAGCTGATCGCGGGCATCTTCGTCAGCATCGCCGGCATCACCTACGTGGGCGACGCGGGCGACGCCTGGGAGACACCCTGGTTCGCGGTGATCCCGCTCCTGGGGTTCGGCCTGGCCCTGGCAGGTGCGGTGGCCCTTCTGACCGGGGCGATACGCAGCCGCACAAGGCGCCGCGCGGCGGCACCCACCGGCAACACGCCGGAGACGGCAGGACCGTCAAGGCCACCGGAGATACCGAACTGACCGGCTCGACGCCCGCTGTCGACACGCTCGCGCGCATCGACTCCCAGCCTGCTGCTACCGATATCCCCCGGACCGCTGCCGCCGTCGCGCCCGCAGGGCGGCGTCCACGGAGAAGACGGACGCGCCGGCGAGGATCAGGGGGAGCCAGGCCATCAGGTAGGGGAGGTCGTTGCCGTAGTAGTACGGGTCGGAGGCCCAGCTCACAGTCAGCCAGAGGCTGAGCGAGATCAGCGCACCGCCGACCGCCGCCAGCCGGGCCAGCAGTCCGAGCAGCGTGCCGATGCCGACGGCCAGCTCGCCGATGGCGATGGCGTAGCCGAAGCCGGCGGGGCTCTTGAGGGCGAGGTCCACGAGGGCCGGGATCGCGGAGGAGTCCCGGACCGTGCGCATCAGGTCACCGACAGAGCCTGATCCGGAGTCGGCGAAGAAGGAGCTGTCGGTGAGCTTGTCCAGGCCGGCGTAGATGAAAGTGATGCCCAGGAAGACGCGCAGGGGCAGTAGGGCGTAGCGAGTGGCTGTGTCCCGCCAGTCCCGGTCGCCGTCGAGATAAGGAGAGTGCGTGTCCGATCGAGTGCTGTGAGCCATCGCCCTTAGCCGCCTCTCGCCTGCCATACGTTGACCCCTCAACAGACGATACGCACGACAACGTGACCTCGCTCACCTCCAGCACGGCATTTTTCCGGCTGGTGCATGCGCGGCAAAGGGCGCGGAGGGAGAAACGACCGGGCCCCATGTGCCCGCAGCCGCCTCACCACGGCAGGAGACGTGTCGGGGGGGGGCCGCCCCGCAGGGGCTGGCGCGTCAACACCGGCACGTTGGTGACCGACCGATTTCACGCCCGCCCGAGGACGGATGCCCCCGGCGCGCCCCGACCCCACAACGCACGGCACCGCGCACGGCGGGGCATCCGCGCCTGTCCGCACCCACCCGCCAAGCCCGCGACCACCGTCAGGAGGCCAACCCTCAGTCCGTCACATCGATCACGCACCGGTTCGTCTCCACACCCGCCGCAGTCACGACCTGCACCTCCACCCGGCCGGGCTCCACATCAGCCGGTACCGGCACCGTCAGGACCTCGTCTCGGGGGTTGCTGAAGCCGCCGGGTACCGGGACCAGGGGGACGTGGACGTGGACCGGGCCGATGCGGACGACCATGCGGGACAGCCGGTCCGCGGTACCCGCGCCCGGGGGCACGAAGCCGGCGCCGCGGATCTCGATGTCGTCGCCGGTGCGGATCGGGGCGTCCAGGTCGCCCGCCTCCCGGGACCGCACGACCGAAAGGATCACAGGCCGGCCGCCCTCCGCGTATTTGCCGGCCACATAGGTCGCCGCCGACACCAGCACCACCACAGCCAGCCCCCACGGCAGGTCCGGCAGCTGATCCGGGCGCCGGGCCAGCCGTACGACCGCGAAGAGGAGAGCGACCGTGCCGATCATCACGTACTGGATGTCCGCGAAGGTGCCGCGGCCCGAGTCGTCCGTCAGGAGGTCGGCTGCGCGGGGGCGGTCCGCGCGTACCTTCTGCAGGCGTTGGCCGAGGACGCGCAGGCCGACCACCCTGCGTACGAGCACCGCGATGGCGCACACCACCGCGAGGACGGTCACGACGCCCGCGCCCCGGGCGAGTTCGAGGCCGGCGATCAGAGCGTCGCGCTCCTCGTGGCCGGAGGCGGCCGCCAGCCGGCCCACCAGGACGAGCACGGCGTACACCAGGAACAGCACCCAGCTCGCCGCCACCACACGGGAGGTCGACAGGCGGTTGTCCTCGCCGATCAGGGGCGCCAGCGCCCCACCCCGCGCCCGGTGGAACCAGGACGCGGCGGTCAGCACGCCGCCGACCAGTACGGCGGCCACCAGTCCGGCTGTCCGGGCGGACGTCCAGCCCGCCCCGATCGCGGTGAGCGCCTGTACGAGCAGCAGGACGCCGATCAGCGCCCACACGGTGAAAGCCGTACGGCGCCACAGCCGCGCGAGCCACACCTCGCCCTCGGCCCGGCCGCGCTCGGCGACGACCGCCGCGGACTGGGTCAGTTCGTCCGAGACCCACTGGCGGGAGGCCGAAGCCGAATGGGCCACCGCGGCCGGCAGCCCCTGCCCCGCCGCGAACCCTTCCCGCATGAGCAGGAACTCGGCGACCGCACGCCGGTGCCCCGTACGCGCCCCGTGCGGGCAGTCCCCACAGGTGCAGCCGCCCCCGTGTTCCCCGGGCAGCACACCTTGCCTCGCCTCCTGCACCGCCACGCCCGACGCCCGCCTTCCCCACACCCGACACGACACATCAAGAACCAGGACATCAGCGCACCGGTATGCACCGGAAAACACCGGAAAAAGCCGAGGTTTTGGAGGCCCGAAACCTGGCCTCGCAACTCCCCCACGACGAGAGCGAATTGTGCCCTACCTAACACCCGTCGCGTGCGGCAGGTCGGCCCCGGCAGCGGAAAGGGCGAGTGAAACCGTGACCCCCGTGTTGACCCGGCTGCGAGAATTTGCGTATGGCCGAGATCATCCAGCGCGACGGGACCTGGGCCTTCGACGGCAGCACGGTCAGGATCACGCCGGGGCTGCACCGTTCTGTGCCGCTGTTCCGGCAGACGTACGGCGAGGTCGCCGTACCCCTGGAGGCCGTCTCCGGCATCGTCTACGAACCCGAACGCAAGCGTGGGCGGCTGCGGCTCAGGCTGCGCGAGGGCGCCGACCCGCTGCTGCAGGCGACCGGCGGACGGCTGCCGGACGCGGCCGACCCGTACCGGCTGACCGTGGACATCGACCGGTCCGGGGTCGCCGAGTACCTCGCCGAGGAAATCCGCCACGCCCTGCTCCTCGACCAGGTTCCGGAGGAACCGGTCAAGGCGTATCTGCTCCCCGGCCCGCCCGTGCCGGTGTCGGTGCGGTCCAGCGACGGCATGGTGTCGTTCGACGGGACGCAGGTCCGTATCGACTGGGCCGACACCTCCGACCGGGTCAAGCGGGCCACCGGCCCCCGCATCATCTCCACCAACGATCTCGTCCAGGTCGACTGGCTGCCCAACTCCGGCTACGAGGACGGCTTCATGCGCTTCGTGACCCGCGGGACGGTGTTCTCCAAGCTGCCGCCCGAGAAGGACCCCTACGCCCTCGACCTGTGGGGCAGCGCCCGCCGCGACCTGCTCACCGCGCTCGTCGCGACCGCGGTCACCGCCCGCCTGCCCCACCCCTCCACCCGGGCGGTCGACTACGTGGAGCGGCCCCGACTCACGCCCGCTGTCCCGCCCCGGTCCGACCATCACGACGTACTTCTGCGCAGGCTCCGGGAGCTGGGCGAGCTGCACCGCGAGGGTGTGCTCACGGACGAGGAGTTCACCTCCACCAAGGCGGCTGTCCTACGGGGTTTCTGACCGCCCCGGGCTCGCTAACTCAACAGATCCGGCTCGCTCCTGCTGATGTCCCGCCAGAGGGGCTGGTAGTTGATCCATGCGACCAGGTCACCGCCGAGCTGCTCCCGCGTCGAGACCGCCTGCTTGTGGTCGATCAGGATGGGTCGGCCCGCCGCCCGCGCCGTCAACTGGACCTGACTCGACCGTTCCATCGACAGGAACCACCAGGCCGCCGCGTCCACGGAGTCGCCCACTGTGAGCAGCCCGTGGTTGCGCAGCACGAGGGCTTTGCGGGAGCCCAGCGC
Protein-coding sequences here:
- a CDS encoding DoxX family protein; the protein is MAHSTRSDTHSPYLDGDRDWRDTATRYALLPLRVFLGITFIYAGLDKLTDSSFFADSGSGSVGDLMRTVRDSSAIPALVDLALKSPAGFGYAIAIGELAVGIGTLLGLLARLAAVGGALISLSLWLTVSWASDPYYYGNDLPYLMAWLPLILAGASVFSVDAALRARRRQRSGGYR
- a CDS encoding ATP-binding protein translates to MPGQAGRVNIDGMPEAAALPLVEPRPPRKLYRSSDGRWLGGVARGLAGHLGLPVIWLRLMFVGLFMADGLGALLYAAFWFFVPLGVGGVEAQRPPSLVSTETSPDGRRRLVARKPDKGQIVALLLMVVVAMVFVGNVNLGGGAKAYLFPTVLVAAGVALVWRQADNARRARWMEVGRRRRTLTLLRAAAGVVLVTAGVSGVFVLQGSASHLGSVLQAALAVLVGIALLAGPYLVRMTQDLSEERLMRIRAQERAEVAAHVHDSVLHTLTLIQRNAESANEVRRLARAQERELRNWLYKPEGTGKEEADEPNTLAEAVRRSAAEVEDKHGVPIEVVVVGDCPLDDRTGAQMQAAREAMVNAAKYGGEGGAVQVYAEVEGRTVFVSVRDRGPGFDLDSIPADRMGVRESIIGRMERNGGTARLRAVPSGGTEVELEMERAESTS
- a CDS encoding PspC domain-containing protein, producing MTDHTHAATGPGPGSGPRPTPGAGPQDAAPAAATRPTEKGEPRAPEHTDAGAQRDRGTGTHASSRPSEASAAAAPADEQLPARFRRDRRQKMLGGVCAGLGRTCDMDPVIFRITLAVLSATGGIGLIFYGFAWLFVPYDDEEENEVRKLLTGRVDGQALTAVLFALVGCGVFLTMLKNGGVLSFAVILSILLAGAGYWSRNRGAPDPDPLAAQAVADAPPEAKAPPVPSAYPSWWRDPIVKDGTHVGGTGYLWGPHDTRDRDIAAAVNITHGNYGGRGPDIRAAWPRQPKPRGPRWIGGWIFLLALLAGFLGTAARWYDQPLATSLQTGLACALTVFGVGIAVSAFLGRTGAGSVFLAIITAALLAGSAALPKDASTHWVRREWTPTAVTDVLPRYDVGTGVATLDLTGLRLAKGQTVRTAVEVGVGRIEVIVPKGVTVEAEIEVGIGDIQLPGDGKQDVDVAPGKRKQVTLSPASGGANAATVDLDLGVGLGQAEVTRAAS
- a CDS encoding response regulator transcription factor is translated as MSEAHGENRQTEPAGSAESAEPTATAEPTASAEAAQAGGPAVGGGDSGDAGGRRVRVVLVDDHRMFRTGVQAEIGQTERTGVEVVGEAADVDQAVTVITATRPEVVLLDVHLPGGGGVEVLRRCAPLMADAERPVRFLALSVSDAAEDVIGVIRGGARGYVTKTITGADLVDSVFRVQDGDAVFSPRLAGFVLDAFASTDAPPVDEDLDRLTQREREVLRLIARGYAYKEIAKQLFISVKTVESHVSAVLRKLQLSNRHELTRWATARRLV
- a CDS encoding DUF4429 domain-containing protein, coding for MAEIIQRDGTWAFDGSTVRITPGLHRSVPLFRQTYGEVAVPLEAVSGIVYEPERKRGRLRLRLREGADPLLQATGGRLPDAADPYRLTVDIDRSGVAEYLAEEIRHALLLDQVPEEPVKAYLLPGPPVPVSVRSSDGMVSFDGTQVRIDWADTSDRVKRATGPRIISTNDLVQVDWLPNSGYEDGFMRFVTRGTVFSKLPPEKDPYALDLWGSARRDLLTALVATAVTARLPHPSTRAVDYVERPRLTPAVPPRSDHHDVLLRRLRELGELHREGVLTDEEFTSTKAAVLRGF
- a CDS encoding C40 family peptidase; this encodes MASSHRKSRPTGTRVAGIRTPAFATAALTSVALLSQTANAAPTAPSTPPAPSSDDKPSMEEVEAKVGDLYRQAESATDKYNAAKEKTSKQRGRVDALMDDVAQRTQKLNDAREELGSFAAAQYRTGSAAPDTATFLLADDPQDYFDQNQLMDRLTARQKDAVDDYVTQQAETTQKRQEATVSLESLTESQDELQTTKTAVQTKLVQARQLLSRLTAEEKLRLAAIEREKQAEARRQAQELARQQQAAEQRRQEAAAAAAQPTGGSSADTSTTTVPDSSYATKAEKALAFARAQVGKPYVWGATGPDSYDCSSLTQAAWRAAGVTLPRTTYDQVNAGTTVSLSDIQPGDLVFFYEDISHVGLYIGNGMMIHAPKPGAYVREESIFYDGESTIHSVVRPA
- a CDS encoding C40 family peptidase, translating into MAAHRKPRQRSLNGHTARTAATIALAGAATATGFDGVGYAEPQLTPAQVEAKVNKLYEEAEVATEKYNGSKEKAQRAERRLENLRDEAARREERLNSAREALGSTAAAQYRSGGLDPALQLALSDDPDGYLDGAAFAERAGSRQASNVAGVRKQLREIEQLRGAAHVELTTLKSRQAELNRHKKTVTGKLGEARQLLARLSAEERARLTADGRSGGAGWGGGHASRSSGSVREELGAAGAADAPGMSGAAGTSGVAQAPNSRAAAAVSYAYQKLGSPYVWGATGPDAFDCSGLMQAAYRNAGISLPRTTYAQINAGQRVSQSELLPGDLVFFYSGISHVGIYVGRGQMIHAPNPSAPVRVAPLDEMPFAGATRVA